One Paraburkholderia sp. IMGN_8 DNA window includes the following coding sequences:
- a CDS encoding CDP-6-deoxy-delta-3,4-glucoseen reductase: MAFNVTLRQSGRQFQVEQDEPVLSAALRQGIGLPYGCKNGACGSCKGTVVSGEIEQRQHSSSALSNDEKTRGMALFCCATACSDLEVDIREVAGVGDVQVKKLPCRVNAIERKADDVVVLKLQLPANERLQYLAGQYLEFILKDGKRRSYSMANAPHAEGPIELHIRHMAGGAFTDHVFNTMKERDILRFEAPLGTFFLREDSAKPIVLLASGTGFAPLKAIVEHAVFKNLDRPMTLYWGARRKKDLYLLELAEQWAKEIPNFKFVPVLSEPDASDAWTGRVGFVHRAVIEDLPDLSAYQVYACGAPVMVESAQRDFTQHHRLPEDEFYADSFTSAADLANAV; encoded by the coding sequence ATGGCATTTAACGTCACTCTCCGGCAAAGCGGCCGGCAGTTTCAGGTAGAACAGGACGAACCGGTGCTCAGCGCCGCCTTGCGCCAGGGCATCGGCCTGCCGTACGGCTGCAAGAACGGCGCCTGCGGTTCGTGCAAAGGCACCGTAGTCAGCGGTGAGATCGAGCAGCGTCAGCATTCGTCGTCGGCGTTGTCGAACGACGAGAAGACGCGTGGCATGGCGCTCTTCTGCTGCGCGACGGCTTGCTCCGATCTCGAAGTGGATATCCGCGAAGTAGCCGGCGTCGGCGACGTGCAGGTCAAGAAGCTGCCGTGCCGCGTCAACGCAATTGAGCGCAAGGCCGACGACGTCGTGGTGCTGAAACTGCAATTGCCCGCTAACGAACGTCTGCAGTATCTGGCCGGGCAGTACCTCGAATTCATTCTGAAGGACGGCAAACGCCGCAGCTATTCGATGGCGAATGCGCCGCACGCCGAAGGTCCGATCGAATTGCACATTCGTCACATGGCTGGCGGCGCTTTCACGGATCACGTGTTCAACACCATGAAAGAGCGCGACATCCTGCGCTTCGAGGCACCGCTCGGCACCTTCTTTCTGCGCGAAGATTCGGCCAAGCCGATCGTGCTGCTGGCCTCGGGCACCGGCTTCGCGCCGCTGAAGGCGATCGTCGAACACGCGGTGTTCAAGAACCTCGACCGGCCGATGACGCTCTACTGGGGCGCGCGCCGCAAGAAGGATCTGTATTTGCTCGAACTGGCCGAGCAATGGGCGAAAGAGATTCCGAACTTCAAGTTCGTGCCGGTGCTCTCGGAGCCGGACGCGAGCGATGCGTGGACGGGCCGCGTCGGCTTCGTGCATCGCGCGGTGATCGAGGATCTGCCCGATCTGTCGGCGTACCAGGTGTATGCGTGCGGCGCCCCGGTGATGGTCGAATCGGCGCAGCGCGATTTCACCCAGCATCATAGGCTGCCGGAAGACGAGTTCTATGCGGATTCGTTTACCAGCGCGGCGGATCTGGCGAACGCGGTTTGA
- a CDS encoding NAD-dependent epimerase/dehydratase family protein, whose product MKATRNFRRPRVLIVGCGDVGMRCVPLLQPRAHVFALTSHAGRRAELRSAGVTPLIGDLDARRSLKRLAGLAPTVLHLAPPQKTGDDDRRTRALLATLSARRSRAPRAARGTVAPVARLRRVRAAWMESEAANIVPDGVRRTAGSRPPVRLVYASTTGVYGDCGGAWIDETRALQAANPRARRRVSAERQLRRATAQGAIAASIARIPGIYAGNRLPLARLEKRTPALIDADDVYTNHIHADDLAAILVRMATHGRPARVIHASDDTSLKMGEYFDVVADAFGFERAPRITRAAAERQIEPTLLSFMRESRRLVNRRLKEELRVRLRYPSVEDFLCEVRGTTDSRTTGEAKGPD is encoded by the coding sequence ATGAAAGCGACACGAAACTTCCGCCGGCCTCGCGTGTTGATCGTCGGTTGCGGCGATGTCGGCATGCGCTGCGTGCCCCTGCTGCAGCCGCGCGCGCATGTCTTCGCGCTGACCAGCCACGCCGGGCGCCGCGCCGAATTGCGCTCGGCTGGCGTGACGCCGCTGATCGGCGACCTCGACGCGCGCCGCAGCCTGAAACGGCTCGCGGGCCTCGCGCCGACCGTGCTGCATCTCGCGCCGCCGCAAAAGACCGGCGATGATGACCGCCGTACCCGCGCGTTACTCGCTACGCTGAGCGCCCGCCGGAGTCGTGCTCCGCGTGCCGCGCGCGGCACGGTTGCGCCGGTCGCGCGGCTGCGCCGCGTTCGTGCTGCATGGATGGAATCTGAAGCAGCCAATATTGTACCCGACGGGGTACGGCGAACCGCCGGCTCGCGCCCGCCCGTGCGGCTGGTTTATGCCAGCACGACGGGTGTCTATGGCGATTGCGGCGGCGCATGGATCGACGAAACGCGTGCACTGCAAGCAGCCAATCCGCGCGCCAGGCGTCGCGTGTCCGCCGAGCGGCAACTGCGGCGCGCGACGGCTCAAGGCGCGATCGCGGCAAGCATTGCACGGATTCCGGGCATCTATGCCGGCAACCGTCTGCCGCTGGCGCGGCTCGAAAAGCGCACGCCGGCGCTGATCGACGCCGACGACGTCTACACCAACCATATCCACGCCGACGATCTCGCCGCGATTCTCGTGCGCATGGCCACGCACGGCCGGCCGGCGCGCGTGATCCACGCGTCGGACGATACGTCGCTGAAAATGGGCGAGTACTTCGATGTAGTGGCCGACGCGTTCGGCTTCGAGCGTGCACCACGCATCACGCGCGCGGCGGCCGAGCGGCAGATCGAGCCGACTTTGCTGTCGTTCATGCGGGAGTCGAGGCGGCTCGTGAACCGGCGCCTCAAAGAGGAATTGCGCGTGCGACTGCGTTATCCAAGCGTTGAAGATTTTCTGTGTGAGGTTCGCGGCACAACTGACTCTCGAACCACCGGCGAAGCTAAAGGGCCCGATTAA